The Streptomyces sp. NBC_00344 genome includes a window with the following:
- a CDS encoding SLATT domain-containing protein, with amino-acid sequence MPQPEEDAALPGPGPGADLTGRPFPLGDWGEPAARLDELYRWVEASALRTVRWYFADRRWKRRGARALRAGTAAGGLVGAALPLLDLAAGVHGAVGWGYLALLGGAACAACDRWFGLTAGWMRDMATAQAVQRRLQALQFDWASESVREVLGPVEGTASEATERCLGVLRRFAEDLTELVRGETVEWMVGFRVGGMPGVARPQEARGDLSATAGRVGPAVVARPNMPRQRPPESPAR; translated from the coding sequence ATGCCGCAGCCCGAGGAGGACGCCGCTCTGCCGGGACCGGGGCCGGGGGCCGATCTGACCGGGCGGCCGTTCCCGCTGGGTGACTGGGGGGAACCCGCTGCACGTCTCGACGAGCTGTACCGCTGGGTCGAGGCAAGCGCGCTGCGGACGGTCCGCTGGTATTTCGCGGACCGCAGATGGAAGCGGCGTGGGGCACGGGCGCTACGGGCCGGGACGGCGGCCGGCGGGCTCGTCGGGGCCGCACTGCCACTGCTCGATCTGGCGGCCGGGGTGCACGGTGCCGTCGGGTGGGGCTACCTGGCACTGCTCGGTGGGGCCGCCTGCGCCGCATGCGACCGCTGGTTCGGGCTGACCGCGGGGTGGATGCGGGACATGGCCACGGCGCAGGCCGTACAGCGGCGGCTTCAGGCGCTCCAGTTCGACTGGGCTTCGGAGAGTGTGCGCGAGGTGCTCGGCCCGGTGGAGGGAACGGCGAGCGAGGCGACCGAACGCTGCCTGGGGGTACTCCGCAGGTTCGCCGAAGATCTGACGGAGCTGGTGCGCGGCGAGACGGTGGAGTGGATGGTGGGGTTCCGGGTGGGCGGGATGCCCGGGGTCGCGCGGCCGCAGGAGGCGCGTGGCGACCTGAGTGCGACGGCCGGCCGGGTGGGACCGGCCGTGGTGGCCCGGCCGAACATGCCGCGGCAGCGGCCGCCGGAGTCTCCGGCCCGGTAG
- the recR gene encoding recombination mediator RecR yields MYEGVVQDLIDELGRLPGVGPKSAQRIAFHILQAEPTDVRRLAHALLEVKDKVRFCSVCGNVAQEELCGICRDTRRDQSVICVVEEPKDVVAVERTREFRGRYHVLGGAISPIEGVGPDDLRIRELLARLADGSITELILATDPNLEGEATATYLARMIKPMGLKVTRLASGLPVGGDLEYADEVTLGRAFEGRRLLDV; encoded by the coding sequence GTGTACGAAGGCGTGGTCCAGGACCTCATCGACGAGTTGGGCAGGCTGCCCGGCGTCGGTCCCAAGAGCGCGCAGCGGATCGCCTTTCACATCCTCCAGGCCGAGCCGACCGACGTCCGCCGCCTCGCGCATGCACTGCTCGAAGTGAAGGACAAGGTCCGGTTCTGCTCGGTGTGCGGCAATGTCGCGCAGGAGGAGCTCTGCGGTATCTGCCGGGACACCCGTCGTGACCAGTCGGTCATCTGTGTCGTCGAGGAGCCGAAGGACGTCGTCGCGGTCGAGCGGACCCGCGAATTCCGCGGCCGTTACCACGTGCTCGGCGGCGCCATCAGCCCTATCGAGGGTGTCGGCCCCGACGACCTCCGGATCCGGGAACTGCTGGCCAGGCTCGCGGACGGCAGCATCACCGAGCTCATCCTGGCGACCGACCCCAATCTGGAGGGTGAGGCCACGGCGACGTACCTCGCTCGCATGATCAAACCGATGGGTTTGAAGGTCACACGACTGGCCAGTGGTCTACCTGTTGGGGGAGACCTGGAATACGCGGACGAGGTCACGCTCGGTCGTGCCTTTGAGGGGAGACGACTACTCGATGTCTGA
- a CDS encoding discoidin domain-containing protein, with translation MHHPPTRNRLRTVKRAVAPFAAAALAGGALVALAPAAQAAGSVVKVTGSQGDWALTVDGSPYTIKGLTWGPSVDDAADDMPDVASMGVNTIRTWGTDATSKPLFDAAAANGVKVIAGFWLQPGGGPGAGGCVNYLTDTDYKNNMLAEFPKWVETYKDNPGVLMWNVGNESTLGLQNCYSGDELENQRNAYTTFVNDIAKKIHAVDPNHPVTSTDAWTGAWPYYKRNAPDLDLYAVNAYNAVCNVKSDWEQGGYTKPYIVTETGPAGEWEVPDDANGVPDEPTDAQKAAGYTRAWNCITGHKGVALGATMFHYGTEDDFGGVWFNLVPGGQKRLSYYAVKTAYGADTSADNTPPVITGMTVEGATDGVAAGSDVKISTRTTDPDGDRITYQVLFSSNYIDQNKALVPADTTDNGDGTLTAKAPDKVGVYKAYVKATDGKGNAGIETKSVRVVPPKADGTNVSQGRAATASSFQTDPTGGCPCGAANAVDGNTATRWASDWSDPQWLQVDLGAKTTFKHVQLIWDPAYAKAYDIQTSDNGTDWTTVTSVTDGNGNIDDIDVSGSGRYVRMRGTARGSGYGYSLYEFGVYS, from the coding sequence ATGCACCATCCCCCCACCCGTAACCGTCTGCGGACGGTGAAACGCGCGGTCGCCCCGTTCGCCGCCGCAGCGCTCGCCGGCGGTGCGCTGGTCGCTCTGGCGCCGGCCGCCCAGGCGGCCGGAAGCGTCGTCAAAGTCACCGGATCGCAGGGCGACTGGGCGCTGACCGTGGACGGTTCGCCGTACACGATCAAGGGTCTGACCTGGGGCCCGTCCGTCGATGACGCGGCCGACGACATGCCGGACGTGGCCTCCATGGGTGTCAACACCATCCGTACCTGGGGCACCGACGCGACCAGCAAGCCGCTCTTCGACGCCGCGGCGGCCAACGGCGTCAAGGTGATCGCGGGGTTCTGGCTTCAGCCGGGCGGCGGGCCGGGGGCCGGCGGCTGTGTCAACTACCTCACGGATACCGACTACAAGAACAACATGCTCGCCGAATTCCCCAAGTGGGTGGAGACCTACAAGGACAACCCCGGCGTGCTGATGTGGAACGTCGGCAACGAGTCGACGCTGGGCCTGCAGAACTGCTACAGCGGCGACGAGCTGGAGAACCAGCGCAACGCCTACACCACCTTCGTCAACGACATCGCCAAGAAGATCCACGCGGTCGACCCCAACCATCCGGTCACCTCGACCGATGCCTGGACCGGCGCCTGGCCCTACTACAAGAGGAACGCTCCCGACCTCGACCTGTACGCGGTCAACGCCTACAACGCGGTCTGCAATGTGAAGTCGGACTGGGAGCAGGGCGGTTACACCAAGCCCTACATCGTCACCGAGACCGGACCTGCCGGTGAGTGGGAGGTGCCGGACGACGCGAACGGCGTCCCCGACGAGCCGACCGACGCGCAGAAGGCGGCCGGCTACACCAGGGCTTGGAACTGCATCACCGGCCACAAGGGCGTCGCACTCGGCGCCACGATGTTCCACTACGGCACCGAGGACGACTTCGGCGGCGTCTGGTTCAACCTGGTACCCGGCGGGCAGAAGCGGCTGTCGTACTACGCGGTCAAGACGGCGTACGGCGCTGACACCTCGGCCGACAACACCCCGCCGGTGATAACCGGCATGACCGTTGAGGGCGCCACCGACGGGGTCGCGGCGGGCAGCGACGTGAAGATCAGCACCAGGACCACCGACCCGGACGGCGACAGGATCACCTACCAGGTGCTCTTCAGCAGCAACTACATCGACCAGAACAAGGCGCTCGTCCCGGCCGACACCACCGACAACGGCGACGGCACACTGACCGCGAAGGCTCCCGACAAGGTCGGCGTCTACAAGGCCTATGTGAAGGCCACCGACGGCAAGGGCAATGCCGGTATCGAGACGAAGTCGGTGCGCGTGGTGCCGCCGAAGGCCGACGGGACCAACGTCTCCCAGGGCAGGGCCGCCACCGCCTCCTCCTTCCAGACCGACCCGACAGGGGGCTGCCCGTGCGGCGCGGCCAACGCGGTGGACGGCAACACCGCAACCCGCTGGGCAAGCGACTGGAGCGACCCGCAGTGGCTCCAGGTGGATCTGGGGGCCAAGACGACGTTCAAGCATGTCCAGTTGATCTGGGACCCGGCGTACGCCAAGGCGTACGACATCCAGACCTCCGACAACGGCACCGACTGGACCACGGTCACGTCGGTCACCGACGGCAACGGCAACATCGACGACATCGACGTCAGCGGCTCGGGCCGCTATGTGCGCATGCGGGGCACGGCACGGGGCTCCGG
- a CDS encoding YbaB/EbfC family nucleoid-associated protein, which produces MIPGGGQPDMQQLLQQAQKMQQDLAQAQEELARTEVDGQAGGGLVKATVTGSGELRGLAIDPKAVDPEDTETLADLIVAAVHAANENASVLQQQKLGPLAQGLGGMPGLGM; this is translated from the coding sequence GTGATTCCCGGTGGTGGCCAGCCCGATATGCAGCAGCTGCTTCAGCAGGCCCAGAAGATGCAGCAGGATCTAGCCCAGGCTCAGGAGGAGCTGGCGCGGACCGAGGTCGACGGCCAGGCCGGAGGCGGTCTTGTCAAGGCGACCGTCACGGGCTCGGGCGAACTGCGTGGCCTGGCGATCGATCCGAAGGCCGTCGATCCCGAGGACACCGAGACCCTCGCGGATCTGATCGTCGCCGCGGTGCACGCGGCGAACGAGAACGCGTCCGTGCTCCAGCAGCAGAAGCTCGGCCCGCTGGCCCAGGGTCTCGGCGGTATGCCGGGCCTCGGCATGTGA
- a CDS encoding adenylyl cyclase yields the protein MNPPATPPTHGFSRRAALGGIAALAAAPVLAGNAAAAAPRTARPATAAEANPDLGPNVLIFDPSMAIGDIQAKVSSVFGTQESNQFGTERFALLFKPGTYQGLDINVGFYTHVAGLGLSPDDVDIHGLVHVEADWMQGNATQNFWRSAENLSVTPSGGSNRWAVSQAAPLRRVHIRGEVPLWNGYDGWASGGFMADCKVDGRVVSGSQQQWLTRNSELGEWAGSVWNMVFVGVDGAPAQHFPDPSYTVVDNAPAMREKPFLHIDGSGAYQVFVPALRSAARGITWGGGAKGESIPLSEFHIAREGDSAASINSALASGKHLLVTPGVYTIDDTIRVTRPGTVVLGLGIATLVPEGGVTAISVADVDGVKISGLLVDAGTTNSAVLVEVGPQGSSADHSSDPTVLQDVFVRIGGVVAGKATTSVVVNSNNVIGDNLWLWRADHGAGVGWEANTSDTGLIVNGAGVLMYGLFVEHHQKTEVVWNGNGGRTYFFQNEMPYDPPGQAAWKDGGRNGYAAYRVADAVTSHEAWGLGSYCLFLADPSIVSDSAIVAPEAAGVKFHDMVTVSLGNDGTISHVVNGTGDPVNNDNTGISYLVSYP from the coding sequence ATGAATCCCCCCGCAACTCCCCCCACCCACGGCTTCTCCCGGCGCGCGGCCCTCGGCGGCATCGCGGCCCTGGCCGCCGCTCCCGTCCTGGCCGGCAACGCGGCCGCCGCGGCGCCACGCACCGCACGGCCCGCGACGGCAGCAGAAGCGAACCCCGACCTCGGCCCCAATGTCCTGATCTTCGACCCGTCGATGGCGATCGGCGACATCCAGGCCAAGGTCAGCTCCGTCTTCGGCACCCAGGAGTCGAACCAGTTCGGTACCGAGCGGTTCGCCCTGCTCTTCAAGCCGGGGACCTATCAGGGCCTCGACATCAACGTCGGTTTCTACACCCATGTCGCGGGGCTCGGACTCTCCCCGGACGATGTGGACATCCACGGACTGGTGCATGTCGAGGCCGACTGGATGCAGGGCAACGCCACGCAGAACTTCTGGCGTTCGGCCGAGAACCTCTCGGTGACCCCCAGCGGCGGATCGAACCGCTGGGCGGTCTCGCAGGCGGCACCGCTGCGCCGGGTTCACATCCGCGGCGAGGTCCCGCTGTGGAACGGTTACGACGGCTGGGCCAGCGGCGGCTTCATGGCCGACTGCAAGGTGGACGGCCGTGTCGTGTCCGGCTCGCAGCAGCAGTGGCTCACCCGTAACAGCGAACTGGGTGAGTGGGCCGGTTCCGTCTGGAACATGGTCTTCGTAGGTGTCGACGGAGCTCCCGCGCAGCATTTCCCGGATCCCTCGTACACCGTTGTCGACAACGCGCCCGCCATGCGCGAGAAGCCCTTCCTCCACATCGACGGGTCCGGCGCCTACCAGGTGTTCGTACCGGCCCTGCGGTCAGCGGCCCGTGGCATCACCTGGGGCGGCGGCGCCAAGGGTGAGTCGATACCGCTGAGCGAGTTCCACATCGCCAGGGAGGGCGACTCCGCCGCCTCCATCAACTCCGCGCTCGCCTCGGGCAAACATCTGCTGGTGACACCTGGTGTGTACACGATCGACGACACCATCAGAGTGACCAGGCCGGGCACCGTGGTGCTGGGGCTCGGGATCGCCACGCTCGTCCCGGAAGGCGGTGTCACCGCGATCTCAGTCGCGGATGTCGACGGCGTCAAGATCTCCGGGCTGCTGGTCGACGCCGGCACCACCAACTCCGCGGTACTGGTGGAGGTCGGCCCGCAGGGATCGTCGGCCGATCACTCGTCGGACCCCACCGTCCTCCAGGACGTCTTCGTCCGGATCGGCGGGGTGGTCGCCGGCAAGGCCACCACCAGCGTGGTCGTCAACAGCAACAACGTCATCGGCGACAACCTCTGGCTGTGGCGCGCGGACCACGGTGCCGGTGTCGGCTGGGAGGCCAACACCAGCGACACCGGGCTGATCGTCAACGGCGCCGGCGTCCTGATGTACGGACTGTTCGTCGAGCACCACCAGAAGACCGAGGTGGTCTGGAACGGCAACGGCGGCCGCACGTACTTCTTCCAGAACGAGATGCCCTACGACCCGCCGGGCCAGGCCGCCTGGAAGGACGGTGGCCGCAACGGCTATGCCGCGTACCGGGTCGCGGATGCGGTGACCTCGCACGAGGCCTGGGGGCTCGGCAGTTACTGCCTCTTCCTGGCCGACCCGTCGATCGTCTCGGACTCGGCGATCGTCGCTCCGGAAGCGGCGGGGGTGAAATTCCACGACATGGTCACCGTCTCGCTCGGCAACGACGGAACGATCAGCCATGTCGTCAACGGCACCGGCGATCCGGTGAACAACGACAACACCGGCATCTCCTACCTCGTCAGCTACCCGTGA
- a CDS encoding DUF5063 domain-containing protein: MSDATLNEVKEDPNDFTVQIADQVESFIVAVTEVAKGDEPDSAVPFLLLEISQLLLAGGRLGAHEDILPADRYEPDLGPEPDVDDLRERFAALLEPIDVYSEVFDPYEPRKAPVACRISDDLADIVTDLRHGMAHYRAGRVTEAMWWWQFSYFSNWGSTASAALRALQSLVAHVRLDQPLPALDGLDTDQDLSEDVLAEEAGRVMAEEIAGPLGLGRVRAAEL, from the coding sequence ATGTCTGACGCCACGCTCAACGAGGTCAAAGAGGACCCGAACGACTTCACGGTTCAGATCGCCGACCAGGTCGAGTCCTTCATCGTCGCCGTCACCGAGGTGGCGAAGGGCGACGAGCCGGACAGCGCCGTGCCGTTCCTGCTGTTGGAGATCTCTCAGCTGCTTCTCGCGGGTGGCCGCCTCGGCGCGCACGAGGACATTCTCCCGGCCGACCGCTACGAGCCGGACCTGGGCCCCGAGCCCGATGTCGACGATCTGCGGGAACGCTTCGCCGCGCTGCTCGAACCGATCGATGTCTACTCCGAGGTCTTCGACCCCTACGAGCCGCGCAAGGCCCCCGTCGCCTGCCGCATCAGCGACGACCTCGCCGACATCGTCACCGACCTCCGCCACGGCATGGCCCACTACCGTGCGGGCCGCGTCACCGAGGCGATGTGGTGGTGGCAGTTCTCCTACTTCTCCAACTGGGGCTCCACCGCGTCGGCGGCCCTCCGCGCTCTCCAGTCCCTGGTGGCCCATGTCCGCCTCGACCAGCCGCTCCCCGCGCTCGACGGCCTCGACACGGACCAGGACCTGAGCGAGGACGTCCTGGCGGAGGAGGCGGGCCGGGTCATGGCCGAGGAGATCGCCGGACCTCTGGGGCTGGGCAGGGTCCGCGCGGCGGAGCTCTGA